The Leishmania major strain Friedlin complete genome, chromosome 28 genome includes a region encoding these proteins:
- a CDS encoding putative vacuolar type h+ ATPase subunit has protein sequence MPVFGARMVGAGCMLAVAGAAVAYGVDPANMDACIAVMYPQCAGFFGAMGAAAALVFANLGSAYGAAKSGVGVAYLGLTAPEKIMRGIVPVVMAGILGIYGLIIAVIINNNIHTEDTSYSSYAGFLHLGAGLAAGLAALGAGLSIGVVGDTAARAYGKQDQIFVAMVLMLIFSEALGLYGLIIALLMNNQANRYTDLCSAS, from the coding sequence ATGCCTGTATTCGGCGCAAGGATGGTCGGCGCTGGCTGCATGCTGGCGGTGGCTGGCGCGGCCGTTGCCTATGGCGTCGATCCAGCGAACATGGATGCCTGCATAGCCGTCATGTACCCGCAGTGTGCCGGTTTCTTTGGCGCCATgggtgcggccgccgccctcgtctTTGCCAACCTGGGCTCTGCCTACGGCGCGGCCAAGTctggcgtcggcgtcgcctaCCTCGGCCTCACCGCCCCTGAGAAGATTATGCGCGGCATCGTACCGGTTGTCATGGCCGGCATCCTGGGCATATACGGCCTTATCATTGCCGTCATCATCAACAATAACATCCACACAGAGGACACCAGCTATTCCTCCTACGCGGGCTTTCTCCACCTCGGCGCCGGTCTTGCGGCTGGGCTCGCGGCCCTCGGCGCCGGTCTCTccatcggcgtcgtcggggacaccgcagcgcgtgcgtaTGGTAAGCAGGACCAGATCTTCGTGGCGATGGTGCTCATGCTGATCTTTTCCGAGGCGCTGGGGCTCTACGGGCTTATCATAGCGCTGCTGATGAACAACCAGGCGAACCGCTACACCGATCTGTGCAGCGCTTCGTAA